In Nocardioides nitrophenolicus, the genomic window CCGGGTCGGTGGGCTGGCACTCGGCTACTTCCTGGTGATGTCGACGGTCGCGCTGTCGATCGGCATGCTGGTCGGCAACCTGCTGCAGCCCGGCGACGGCCTGCACCTCACCGCCGAGGCCGCGGCCACGGCCCAGGAGAAGGCCGCCGAGGGGCACGCCGACACGACGGCGTTCCTGCTCGGGATCATCCCGACCTCGGTGTTCAGCGCCCTGACCAGCGGCAGCGTGCTGCAGACCCTCCTCGTCGCGCTGCTCGTCGGCTTCGCGCTGCAGCGGATGGGCGCGACCGGCGCGCCGATCATCACCGCCGTCGGCCACCTCCAGCGCCTGGTGTTCCGGCTGCTCGCGATGATCATGTGGGCCGCCCCGGTCGGCGCGTTCGGTGCGATGGCCGCGGTCACCGGCCAGGGCGGCGTGGACGCGCTGAAGAGCCTGGCCGTGCTGATGGTGGGCTTCTACATCACCTGCGTGCTGTTCGTGGTCGTGGTGCTCGGTGCGCTGCTCAAGCTCGCCACCGGCATCAACATCTTCGCGCTGCTGCGCTACCTGGGCCGGGAGTTCCTGCTCATCCTGGCCACCTCCTCCTCGGAGTCGGCGCTGCCCCGCGCGATCGCCAAGCTCGAGCACGCCGGCGTCGACAAGACCACCGTCGGCGTGGTCGTCCCGACCGGCTACTCGTTCAACCTCGACGGCACCGCGATCTACCTGACCATGGCCTCGATCTTCATCGCCGAGGCGATGGGCACCCCGCTCGCGCTGGGCGAGCAGATCTCGCTGCTGCTGTTCATGATGATCGCCGCCAAGGGCGCGGCCGGTGTCACCGGCTCCGGCATGGCCGTGCTGGCCGGCGGGCTGCAGTCGCACCGGCCCGAGCTGGTCGACGGCGTCGGCCTGATCGTCGGCATCGACCGGTTCATGTCCGAGGCCCGCGCGCTGACCAACTTCGCCGGCAACGCCGTCGGCACCGTCCTGGTCGGGCACTGGACCGGCAGCCTGGACCGCGCCCGGCTGGACCGGGTGCTGGCCGGCGACGAGCCGTTCGACGAGACCACGATGGTCGACGACCACGCCGCCCCCGCGGCGCCGCGGGTCGAGGAGGAGCGGGTGCCTCAGCCGGTCTGATCGACCAGGTCCAGGCTGTAGCGGGCGATGGCTGCTCTCGTGGCGGCCATCGCCCGCAGCGCGTTCGTGGGCTCCTCCTCGAGCACCTCGAACGGGATCGCGGACAGCCCGCTGAAGATCAGCAGCTGTAGCGCGTGCGCCCGGCGGACCGCGCCGAGGTCGAGGTCGACGCCCTCGGCGGCCAGCCCGTCGACGTACGCCGCCAGGCAGGTCGCGTCGCGCTCGGCGAGGTCGTGGGCCGCGCGGCGCCCGATCTGGACGTCGCCGACGAGGAGCTGGCCGAGGTCGAAGCCGACCGGCAGCGCCATGAAGAACCCGAAGTCGATGAGGGTGAAGCCGTCGCGGTCGGGTCGGACCAGCAGGTTGTTGGGGCAGGCGTCGCCGTGGCCGACCAGCTCGGGCTGCGCGAGCAGCTCGGCGGTGAGCCGGGAGAGGTCGTCGACGGCGGCGAGCAGGCGCGGGCGCAGGTCGGCGAACGCCCCGGCCACGAGCGGGTGCCTCCAGACGTCCTCGGCACCGAGGATCGGCAGCACCTGGTGGCCGAGCCGGCCGTCGACGTAGCTGCGGACGTCCCACTCGGCGCTCCCGATCCGGGCCAGTGCCCGGATCCCGGGGCGGGCCGCGAACCGGCCCAGGAGGCGGGCGGCGCTCCGGTAGCGGTCGAGGTCCCAGGCGACCTCGACGGCCGGCACCACCTCGAGCCACACGGCGTACGAGCCGGCGTCGATGTCGTGGACGCCCAGGGCGCGCGGGATCGCCAGCCCGTCGGGCAGATGGTGGGCGAGGTCGGAGGCGTAGACCGCGCCCTCGGTTCGCCACGGGACCATGCCGGCCGCCCATGCCCGCACCTCGGGCGGCACCATCGCGAAGAGCGGCGAGCGCGACCACTCGTGGACGTGCTTCACGAACAGCCGGAAGTCGTGGGCGTGCCCGTCGACGGCCGCGGTCCCGCGGACCCACCAGCGGCCGCCGGTGGTGATCGCCGGCAGGGCGTAGTCGACCACCTCGGCGTACGACGAGACCAGCTCGACGTCGTCGACCCCGAGCAGCTCGGCGACCATCGCCGCGAGCACCTCGTCGGTGACATCGGCGGCGCCCAGGGCGGTGCGGTCGTGCATGGTGACCTCCTCGGTGGGCAGCCCGAGCGACGCAGATCACCCGATCGTAGGCCCCTCCGGATCCCCGGGGCACCGGTCGCGGGCCGCTAGCGTGAGCGCCATGGCGGAGGACTCGGGCATCCAGACGGTGCCGCCGTGGCCCCGCCGGCTGGCCCACCTGCTGTGGCGCCTGGTCGTCACGACGGTGAGCTCGTGCCTGAAGTACCGCGTCACCGGGCTCGCCGCCGAGGCCGCCTTCTTCGCGGTGGTGTCGGTCCCTCCGCTGATCTTCGCGCTCGCCGGTGGCGTCGGCTACGTCACCGAGCACTTCACCGCGGCCCAGATCGACGACGTACGCCGGGCCGTGGTCGACCTGTTCTCGCGCTTCCTCACCGACACGGCCGTCAACAAGGTGATCAAGCCGACCATGGACGACGTGCTGCGGGGCGGGCGCTTCGACGTGATCTCGCTGGGCTTCGTGCTCGCGCTCTGGTCGGGCTCGCGCGCGCTCAACGTCTTCGTCGACACCATCACGATCATGCACGGGCTCGGCGGGCACCGGGGGATCGTGCGCACCCGGGCGTTGTCGTTCGTCCTCTACATCCTCGCGGTGATCAGCGGCGCGATCACGCTGCCGCTCGTGGTGGCCGGGCCGAAGCTGGTGCGCTCCTGGCTGCCCAACCGAGCCGAGTTCCTGATGGAGTTCTACTGGCCGCTGATCGTGGTGCTCTGCGTGTGCTTCCTCGCGACGCTCTACCACGTGTCGGTGCCGGTGCGGACGAGCTGGAGCTTCAACCTGCCGGGGGCGGTGTTCTCCCTGGCCAGCTGGATCGTCGGGTCCTACCTGCTGCGCTGGGTGCTCACCGTCACGGCCGAGGACTCGCACTCGATCTACGGTCCGCTGGCGGCGCCGATCGCCATCCTGGTCTGGCTCTACATCGCCGCGCTGGCCGTGCTCATCGGCGCCGGCGTCAACGCGGCGTTCGACGAGGTGTTCCCGCAGGAGGCGACCCAGCGGGCGCGCCGGGAGCTGCTCGACCGCCTGCTGCGGCGCAGCCCGGACCCGGTGGAGTAGGTTCCGGCCGTGGGCGTGCTGAGCGGAGGAACGGCCGAGACCCCCCAGGCGGGGCAGATCGCGCTGCCCGAGCGGATCCGCTCGCCGTGGTGGCAGCTCGGCCGCCGGCTGCTGCTCGCGCTCGCCATCCTGGTCGGCACCGTGCTGCTCGTCTACTTCGACCGCGAGGGCTACCGCGACACCGGCGACGCGACGGCCGCCGACCCCAACGGCGTCATCTCGCTGGTCGACGCGATCTACTACACGACCGTCACCCTGAGCACGACCGGCTACGGCGACATCTCGCCGATCAGCGACCCGGCCCGCCTGGTCAATGCATTCATCATCACCCCGGCCCGCATCGGGTTCCTGGTGCTGTTGATCGGCACCACGCTCGAGGTGCTCGCGCAGCGCAGTCGCGAGCTCTTCCGGATCTCCCGTTGGAGGAACAACATGGGACACCACGTCGTGGTGATCGGCTACGGCACCAAGGGCCGCAGCGCCGTCGAGACCCTCGTCGGCAACGGCCTCGACCGGGAGCACGTCGTGGTCGTCGACCCGAGCCCGGTCGCACTCGCCGACGCCCATGCCGACCAGCTCGCCGTGGTGACCGGCGACGCCACCCGCCGGGGCGTGCTGCAACGCGCCGGCGTCGCGGAGGCCGACCAGGTCATCATCACCACCGGTCGCGACGACTCCAACGTGCTGGCCGCGCTGACCGTGCGCCAGCTCAACCCGGACGCCTGGATCGTCGCCGCGGTGAGCGAGCAGGAGAACGCGCCGCTGATGCGCCAGTCCGGCGCCGACTCGGTGATCACCTCCTCCGACGCGGTCGGCCGGCTGCTCGGGCTCTCCACCCTCTCGCCCACGCTCGGCACGGTGATGGAGGATCTGCTCACCTACGGCGAGGGTCTGGAGGTCGCCGAGCGCGAGCTGCTGGTCAACGAGGTCGGCATGCCGCCCCAGTCGCTGCCCGACCAGGTGATCGCGGTGATCCGCGACGAGAAGGTGTACCGCTACTTCGACCCGGTGGTCACCCTGCTCGCCCGCGGGGACCGGCTGGTCGTCGTACGGCCGGCGAAGGAGCTGCCGTGGGCGCCGCGGCCCGGCACCCACAACGAGGACTTCGCCACCGACGAGGACTGACCTCCGGCGGGGAGGGGACCGTCGCCGGGACCACTGGTCCTCCTGGACTATGCGCGCCGGCGCCGACCGGGCAGACCTGGTGCCGGCGCGGCCACGCCACGCGACACCGCGGCCGGGAACCGGCAGTCTTGGCCGCATGGGGAGAGAGTTCGGACCGTGGGTGCGCCACGACTGGTGCCCGCGCTGCTACCGCCTGACCGAGCAGACCCGGTGGTACCGCCGGCTGCTGGGCGAGCCGCCCGACCAGCACGAGCGCCGGGTGCGCTGCAACGAGTGCTCCGCGGACCTGGGGCGCGCCGCGAGCTGACTCCGCCGGGTTGCCCTCCGCGGATCGGGTACTGCGCGTGCGTATCCGCATTCGAGGAGGAGGCACAGCCATGCACCGCAAGAGCACGGCCGAACAGCTGAGGCACGACCTGCGCGATCTCGTCGACGCCGTCGTGCCCGACGTCGAGTCCGCCGTCCACACCGTGGCGGAGAAGGCGCCACCGCTGATCCAGCAGGGCCGCGCGGCCGCCGCGGAGAAGGGCGCCCAGGCGGCCACCTCACTCGCCGGCCGGATCCCCGACCAGGTCCGCGACCGGCTCCCGGACCCGGTCGCCGACCGGCTGCCGACGCCGCGCCGGCGACGGGGCCGGACGCTGCTGCTCCTGGGCGCGCTGGGGCTGCTGGCGGCGGGGGCCGCGGCCGTCGTACGCCGTCGCGAGGCTGTCGCACCCCAGCGGATCGAGCCCGATCCGGAGGAGCCGAGCCGGACCTGACGCATTCGAACATGTGTTCTATCCTGGCTCCATGACGGGGGTGCGGCACGTATGGGTCCGGCTGGCGTTCGTGCCGGTCGAGCTGCCCGGACTGGTGCTGCACTGGCGCTCGACCGAGCGCGGCTGGGAGGGCCTGGTGTCGTACGTCGACCGCGAGGGCCGGGCGGTGACCGAGTGGCTCGCGGCGACCTCGCTGCGCCCGATCGGACCCGAGCAGCAGGCCGCGTCGCCGGGGCGCTGAGGGCGACCGGAACCGGTCGGCGTCATCTCGTCGATTCCGCCACATCCGGCGGTCCCGGCCACTACTCTCGGTCCCGGTTCCCCAACCACAGCGTGCCCGACGAACCCCACACTCGCCGGGCGCGAGGCGCCCTGTCCGGCCTGGCCGGACAGGGCGCTCCTGGTTGCCCGGCGCGGCGACGTGATCGCGATGGGTAAAGCCTTCGCGAAGTCGCTCCGGGGCGTCGCGGGTCGGTCCTAGGGTGAGTCTGGACCGGGCGAGTCTGGGGGATCGGGGCCCGGTCGGCGACGACGAAGGGATCCCGCGCATGTCGATCGTGCGACGTCCGCAGCTGCGCGTGGACTCCTGCGTCCCTCCTTCCCCGGCTCGTGGCTGTTCCCTGCGTCGAGCCGGCCGTGGTCAGGCGTCCCCACTCTGCCTGACCGCGGGCGGGTGCTTTCCGGGAGACCCCTGAGTGCCTGTCGGACCCGGCCTGCCGGGTGTCTGCTCCGCCGCGGGAAGAGCGCGCCCGCGGCGGAGCGGACGACGCCGCTCGGCTGGTCGATGATGGGTCCGTGGACACCGAGACCAGGACCTACCGCACCGGCGACCGTGACGTCGTCCTCGACCTGACCCGCGACTGCGCCGCCTTCGCCGCCGGCCG contains:
- a CDS encoding cation:dicarboxylate symporter family transporter, which encodes MGTTSTTSTPRSGTRTHYLYLAVIGAVLLGIATGLLFPSFAVELKPLGEGFVNLIKMMIQPVIFCTIVLGVGSVASAAKVGRVGGLALGYFLVMSTVALSIGMLVGNLLQPGDGLHLTAEAAATAQEKAAEGHADTTAFLLGIIPTSVFSALTSGSVLQTLLVALLVGFALQRMGATGAPIITAVGHLQRLVFRLLAMIMWAAPVGAFGAMAAVTGQGGVDALKSLAVLMVGFYITCVLFVVVVLGALLKLATGINIFALLRYLGREFLLILATSSSESALPRAIAKLEHAGVDKTTVGVVVPTGYSFNLDGTAIYLTMASIFIAEAMGTPLALGEQISLLLFMMIAAKGAAGVTGSGMAVLAGGLQSHRPELVDGVGLIVGIDRFMSEARALTNFAGNAVGTVLVGHWTGSLDRARLDRVLAGDEPFDETTMVDDHAAPAAPRVEEERVPQPV
- a CDS encoding phosphotransferase produces the protein MHDRTALGAADVTDEVLAAMVAELLGVDDVELVSSYAEVVDYALPAITTGGRWWVRGTAAVDGHAHDFRLFVKHVHEWSRSPLFAMVPPEVRAWAAGMVPWRTEGAVYASDLAHHLPDGLAIPRALGVHDIDAGSYAVWLEVVPAVEVAWDLDRYRSAARLLGRFAARPGIRALARIGSAEWDVRSYVDGRLGHQVLPILGAEDVWRHPLVAGAFADLRPRLLAAVDDLSRLTAELLAQPELVGHGDACPNNLLVRPDRDGFTLIDFGFFMALPVGFDLGQLLVGDVQIGRRAAHDLAERDATCLAAYVDGLAAEGVDLDLGAVRRAHALQLLIFSGLSAIPFEVLEEEPTNALRAMAATRAAIARYSLDLVDQTG
- a CDS encoding YihY/virulence factor BrkB family protein yields the protein MAEDSGIQTVPPWPRRLAHLLWRLVVTTVSSCLKYRVTGLAAEAAFFAVVSVPPLIFALAGGVGYVTEHFTAAQIDDVRRAVVDLFSRFLTDTAVNKVIKPTMDDVLRGGRFDVISLGFVLALWSGSRALNVFVDTITIMHGLGGHRGIVRTRALSFVLYILAVISGAITLPLVVAGPKLVRSWLPNRAEFLMEFYWPLIVVLCVCFLATLYHVSVPVRTSWSFNLPGAVFSLASWIVGSYLLRWVLTVTAEDSHSIYGPLAAPIAILVWLYIAALAVLIGAGVNAAFDEVFPQEATQRARRELLDRLLRRSPDPVE
- a CDS encoding potassium channel family protein; the encoded protein is MGVLSGGTAETPQAGQIALPERIRSPWWQLGRRLLLALAILVGTVLLVYFDREGYRDTGDATAADPNGVISLVDAIYYTTVTLSTTGYGDISPISDPARLVNAFIITPARIGFLVLLIGTTLEVLAQRSRELFRISRWRNNMGHHVVVIGYGTKGRSAVETLVGNGLDREHVVVVDPSPVALADAHADQLAVVTGDATRRGVLQRAGVAEADQVIITTGRDDSNVLAALTVRQLNPDAWIVAAVSEQENAPLMRQSGADSVITSSDAVGRLLGLSTLSPTLGTVMEDLLTYGEGLEVAERELLVNEVGMPPQSLPDQVIAVIRDEKVYRYFDPVVTLLARGDRLVVVRPAKELPWAPRPGTHNEDFATDED